atgatgatgaagaaggcgatGAGAATGATGCGGAGATTTGTACTGGGAATGCAGATTCGACTTGTGGgataggatgggaagggCGATTTCGACACCAGCATGTCAGGAATAAAATACGTTTTTGACGTCTATGGTCACCAGATCAGATTAGCAAATCATGTTCGCATCACAACGGACATCATAGTTTGATCGCACTCACTTGCTATAGAAAAAGTAATTCACACTCCACAGCAACCCATTCACTTTCCTCTCCTTGCTCAGATCCCAGTCATTAGGAATGATCAACGCGCTCTCGCTACTTCTTCTATGCGCTTGagctgcagcagcagcacctCCGCCCGACGTCGAATTCTGTCTCATCATAGGAACAGAGTGcaacctctcttcatcaacatccaacTCCATCTCCATACCACCTGCGCCCCACGACGGGTCGTTATCCGtatcatccaaatccatcttaTCTTGCCCAAATAGcaaatcctcatcttcatcttccgaggGGACAGTCGAAGTATCGATATGAGGATCGTATTCTGGTTCAGGGAACCACGAATAGACTTCGCAGTCTTCCATCGGAATGACATCGTTCAGTATTCGATATAAGTCTGGATAAGGGACGGTTGGTCCAAGGTTGGGCGATGAGTTCGCTGGAGATATGACGGGTGAACTCTTGTGTGCGGTTGGTGGAGTGAAAGATGCCAGCTGAGACAGAATGATGCTATAGCAATCCAAATTGATGTAAGCTGAAGCTCTCTGACTTGAAGAATGCAGCTTACGGAGTAGTCCCTGCTCCAGATGAGCTCAACAGACTTCCACTTAGATGGGATAGGACTTGAGCAGCTGATCTTTCCCTTGTGAAATGATCAGGTCGAAGGGAGGTGAAATCGTGGTCGGGGAAAGCGGCATTCAGCGTAGAGACAAGTAAGAAGTGGACTTTCCTGTTGATGGGAGAGGATTCATTCAGCATAGAAGATAAAGGGATAGAAGACATGGAAGGGGGTATCCAGATTATATGTGAGCGGAAATGAATCCTACTCACCTAgattccttctcatccaatcgTCCAAAACAACTCGCCAACCCTGCCTCTCTCATCTCAGGCGAGAAGCTCATTCTACCCCGATTTCACACTTCGATCAGCTCTCGCACTACATTGTataagatggagatgatctCAACTTACTCATCCATACCCTCTTGTTCTGACATATAAgcttcctccctctctttgaacatcctcttctctttccctacAGGTTTGACAGAGTAAGCTTCGAACCTTGCATTCACCTGGAGGTCCGAATCTCCATCTGAGGAGAGGGTAGAGGAAAGTTGGTTCAGTATAGGATAATCTAGGTATTTCATCTTGCTTGATTATTGTATGTAGGTaggttgatatcgatgattgGCAAGGAAAGTGATGATTACGTCTTGAAAGGATTAGGTGGGTATGTCGCGGAATTACGGTGATAAGATAGCtgaaggatgataaaggaaatgagattgatttgatatgTTGGTGTATGGATACCAGTTGGGTGTAGGTGTTTGACGACTGGTGTTGTCGGTATTTGTTATTGATGGATATACAAACGTTCGTCTTGAATGATGTAATACTATTAttcttgttgttgctgtACGCGGTGATAAGGAAAGATAAGGACGATCACAAATATTATTTGTCTTTGTCTAGTCTCGGTTGGCTTAATGAGTACCACAGGGGGTACAACGAACGATCATATTATCTGTCAGTGGGAGTATGGGATGTTGACGTTGACGTTgattgaaagataagatagaGAAGAGAAGTAATGATGAACGAGTACAAGTATATGGCATTCCGTCATGTGTCTTGTCATCTCTCTCACACACTCTCTATTGCTGTATACAGGAAAATACCCGAATCGGTTATACAGCATCATTATAAACAAAGGGTAATTCTCACACTAATCCCTACTCCCCTTGACCACCCTGAGAATAAGAATGTTTGTAATGCCCATTACAAACGCTTGTAATGATCCAACCAGGTCAAGGGGATATCGGCGATATCGGCAAGGGGGTTGAAGGGTAAAAGAACATGGGGGAAGCTTGAATGTGCATTCCACAATGATAAAATTCCTGATCAGCACTGATAAGATAGATGGTCTTCTAGAGACACGAGGTAAAGTCGACTTAGCAGGTTCTAAGCCTGAGCAGATGTAATACACTAAAATACATACAATCCATGAGATATCTAGTACTTGTataagaaaggaaagaacacCACCCAACGTCCGACGTATGTAAGAGACAACTAACTAATACTTCTTACTCTTGGGTCTTTTCTTTCCGGTCGGTTCCTCATCCCCCTCTCTATGCCTCTTATGAGGGTTCTTAGgtaccttcctctccctaTTCCTGTTCTTCACATTAGCATGCGTATAGAAGTTCTcagatttcttcttattcGTCGTCATTCGCTTTTCCTTCTTGGAGGAGGGTTCgtctccatcttcaacttccacaGCTACAGAATAGCATTGTCAGCTTGTTATCCTTCCAAACGAAGAGATATGAAAAAAGCTCACCTTTACGTTTACCTGCTTTCTTACTTGATGGGGCAGAGAATGAGATAGctacttcctcatcctcatctccatcttcttcctcatcctcctcctcatcctcttcttcctcgtcatcgtcttcatcgtcttcagcttcgtcgTCCTCTTCCGAAAGACCAGCAAACTTGGATGATCCAGCATTACCAGGGAAGATATCATCCCAAGCCAattcaccatcctcctcgtcctcttcatcatcatcttcttcgtcaacctcGTCAACTTCTTCGGCATTCTCACCCATTTCCACATCTTTCttgtcttcatcctcatcatctctataTCGCCTGTTATCGTCACCCAAGAATTTGGTCATGATCGGTATCTTGCTGATGGGCTGTTCCACACCTTTAACCCTCTTTTCACCTAAGATCTTACCTAAAGAtctctcttgttcttctAACATCTCAGTCGTCTCTTTGTCTTCctgagcttgagcagcaTCCACAGTTGTCTCTTGACCTTGTGtggtttgttgttgttctttcGCAGGCGGAGGTACGAAGAAAGGGATTTTACCTCTAATCCAATCGttcaaaatcatcttcgcAGCAGATTCTTGATCGGgttcaccacctttcaacAATTTACCTGATCGCTTCGCCATAGCAGATAACAAGATCGCAGCACCAGATTCACCGTGCCAACCACCTTCCCTATGTTCTAACCCATATGTCCTCTCTATATATTCCGGTCGTACCCTTTCGAGAAGAGACGGTATATGTTCAGCGGGAGTAGCGAGGTTTTCTACCCTCACAACACCCTTGAGGACAGTATCGGTATCTGAATCTTTGGCTGAAACAGGTACGATACCTGGACAATCGATGAGGTAGATTCGTTTCATCAGAGTAATATATTGCCAGACCTTGGTTTCACCTGGGATAGGAGCGACAGTAcagaccttcttctttttgaGAGTGTTGATGATACTGGATTTACCGACGTTCGGGTATCCGATGAATCCGATAGAGATCTGCTTCTTGTCGGAGTGGAGAACAGAGAATTGACggagaagttggatgaggGAACCTTTACCGAATGAGTTGTTGATAGAGGCGTGGAAGGCGATAGTGGGAGCCGATAAGGAGAGGTGCTTGACCCATCGAGCCTGAAGGAAGTCCGTTGCGTCAGTATACTTTTGAACACTATGCGACAGCGAACATCTCTTCCACTCGAAGTGATAAGCAACAAAAGACAATTTCAATAGAATGTCTGACAACCAACCAAGGGATCCGAATTGGAAGCAGTCCAAAAGAGACACATCCAAAACCCAACTCAATCGTGTCAACCATCGTCTTCCCCTGACCCCTCATCGGCGTTCAGAACGAACAGACCGACTTTTTGGCCTCGCAAAAAGCATCCCAGAACGGGAGCCGGAGGTGGGATATAAGTCGGGGCATGACGCTCGTTCTCCCACTCTCGTAACGGTCCAATCGCGTATAGATGTCTGAGAAGACGGTGCGAATGGCCCTGACTGGAGtgtgggatggaagggaaaGGATATGTTGTGAAGGCGAAGAGCAGAAAAAGagacaagaagatcaagggaaaGTATGAAAACAGGTGAAAGCAGAGGAACTCATTAGTGGtgaaatcactcacagtaaCCCAGGTAGGTACCAAATCGACCTTGTTGAGCACATACACCAAATGCTTGTGAGCCTTTTCTTTACGCAAATACTCGACTACGGGTTTACATCTCGTTCCGAGAGGATCCCTAGCATCGAGGACGTGAATAACCACATCTGAAGAATCGAGCACTTTGTACAATTCACCCCAGATACGTCGGGAAGTACCTTTCTGGTAGATTGGTTCTCttgctgttgaggtggtggggtGGTATACATCTCCTAAATCGGCTGAGTCGAGTTCTACAACAAGCATTGGCATCAGTTAATACGGTAGGGGAGAGAAGCACGGGAGATCTAAGAGGGTACATACGGGATGCTTCGCCTTGAGCAGCTAGATCAGCAGCAGTGGAAGATTCACCCAATTCTTCTAAACTTCCGATGTCCAACCTAGGTCGTTTACGTTGGGCTTTAGGTCCAAATGTATTGGAGAAAGGTTCAGTTTCAACAATATGAGGGCGCTAAGCGACAATACCAAAGGGAATTAGcttatatcatatcatgtatatTAGGTGAGTTTGGTTTACTCACTTTACCACCCATCTTCGATTCATCCTCCAACAACCCCATGGGCAGCTTGTTCCTCCTCAATAAGACGGAGTACGGATCAGATTTCTGTTCCTTCAAAGCGGTTCTGAAATGGTCCAAAGCTGTCTGAGAGATGACTCTGGTAtttccaaaccatcttctaTCGGGTCGGACCCTGCCGggttcagcttctttctcgcCCTTCTGGAAAGCAGCAGCCTGGACGATATTTCCATCTTTGTCCCGGACGGCTTTACCACCGTTCAGCATCTTCACTCGGGAGGCCGCTTTGGCATCTCGGTAGAAGTTTTCTCCTGTAAGTGTGTTGAACGGCGAGATCAGCTTAGTACAGTATATCGTGAGAGCCTGTGTAAGGTGTAGGATCGTGATACAACAATAAAGGTACACATGATatgtgaagaaagatgaacccacctttcaccttcttgatgGTGAATTCCCCACCAGCCGATCCAGACTTGAGCTTCTGTTTGCCGAAGCCTGGATTCGCTTTACGATCGTGGTTCTTACCCTTTGCCATGTTGATCAATTATGTATCTCAGGCAGTATGAAAGGGTATAGGAATGAAGATACGAATATGAGTAGAAGTATGATGGAAATATGGTGAAAGAGAGACAGATCAATCAGAGATAGGTTGGACGAGAGACCAATGCCGAccaaaaaatcaaaatttcTGCTTGGGTGATTCTTTACGTAAGCTAGTTGAACCTCGACATTTTGATTCCGTTGGTGGATTTAGCTTGATTCTGTTTCGCTGGTTCCAATGTCAAAAGACATATCCTCAGCTACCGTCAACATCTACATAATCATAATCAAGCAATAAGGTCAAGACAGGTACCAGGCAAGATGGCTACAATCTACAGGACAGCGGTAAGCTATTAGTCTACCTTGTAGGACACAGCGATGGATGCTTATAAGAGACCAAACATTGTAGCAACGTATGGCTCACGAATCACCAGTCATTTTCTGGTCACTCGCTATTGGATTTGCTGGTATGTCGTACCATCCATCTAACATAACGACCCTATAGATCTGGTGCTGGATCGAGCTGATTTATTCACCCTCTCGCTTCATTCTACAGGCCCAATCATGGTATTGACAGTCCCACCAATCAGGAAATCATTCGGTTACAAACAAGCTGAACGAATTCCTACTACCTTCCCAGGTGAGTGTTCTGCTCACAAATTCATTCAGCTACGTTGTTCATTGGATTCGTGCATTGAACacaagaagctgatgtcTCGATGTTTCATGTAGTTCCAAATCGACCTCGTCGCGCAGTCAGCGGGTATGAAGATCCATAGATTAGTTGATATAGTTGGTTCGTCGGGAGATGTATCGCATAATTGGATGGGCAAGAATCAAACACAAGATGAGCATACAGGGCATCAATGCGGTCCATTATCATCACTCCGGCTCAGAGCAGCTGATATCGAAGTATATGATTGTGGAGAAAAAGTATCAGATACCTTATCACTAACATTTGTTCTCAGAATCACGCTGGCACCTATGACCTCGGTcgaacttcttcaatccgCTATAGAGAGTCATAAATATGCCCACTTATTACTTCAGCTAATTTATCCACTCAACTATCCCAAATCCAGCTCTATTTTCATGATGTTCAACCCTGATAATCATAATTGAAAGTCTCAATCAATGTATCTTACTCAATTACGATGGCTTGGCTCTGGAATGGCCTTCTCGATATCTGTTTGTTCCTTCTGCAGACATCATACGTCCAGTAAAAGTGGTAACAGGATCGTATAATCCAATGCATGCACAAATACTTGATGTCAATCACGTTCCCGCCTGAGCAGCAGGATTCGGATCAACCCTAaccatcccattccatccctcTCTTATCCAACCTCTTGCGCCTACTCTCATGGTTCCCTCATCGAGCTTCAGTTCTCTCACGATCCTtcttacatcttcatccctccttgCTATCTCTTTGCGTTCCGCATCTCGTTTGCCCAGCAGACTCCAAGTCTCCCTTAATATCGGAGACCGCTGAATCGATGCTCGTGCGAGTGAAGTCAGTCGTAAGGTGGATGTGGTGTTTGATACGATCGATGCTAATATACTTGAGGATACTGGGATGGCAGGTAGAGGGAGGAAGGTGTATACtagagggaagaggaggaggaagattgatcgGAGAGTATGTATTATAGAAGCGAGCTGTAATCGTGTATCAGCTTTACTGCTCTATTGTATGTCCTCCATACAAGCCAACACAGCTCAGTAATAATAGTTATTGCAGTATGAATGACAGTCATGCAAGTGTTCTGGTATTAAGTAATCATGCAACTCACATGTAGGGCGTCACCTTCTACAACCCTCAAATCCCATCCCCACTTTATCCCTCCTTCCACCGTAGCTGCAACCACCAATATCCACCCAAACGTATTTCTCCATGTCTCCGCTCTTTGAGGAGCTTCAGGTCCAGCTATCCACTTCCAAGCCATTCCACCTAAGAATGTCGCTTCAAGAAGGTACCAGCTCAATATATTGGGAAGGGAATATATCAAGTAATCGGTAGGCGTCTGACACCATACACATTCCATCATTGGTTTGTGTTCAAATTTGAAATACAATATCCTGTTATCCATGATTTTCAATCTGTTCATCAACAGCTCCAGCAGTGGATGTATTTGCCGCGTAAGCGGATCGTATTCGGGACCAAGGAGGGCATATCGTATTTGtgaattggatattgatataGGTAGATTGTTATTTACGAACAAATCGTATGGAGGTAGGAGGAGGTGCTTGAGGATCCATAGTGTATGTATCCCAAGAACCAACTTGAGCCTCAAAGGTCTAGCCGGACGGACTGGTTTGGGTGTTGAAGAGGGTGGTCTGGGCCGGAAGAGGTTGATAAATCTGGGAAGTAGGGAGGGGCCGAAGATTATCAAGAGGAGAGTTAGGGGAGCTTGGAACGACCCAAGAGTCGACAAGATGGACATGCTGAATGTTTCACAAGCTATTGTCTAATGCTCGGTGGTTCCTGACTTCCTGGAGTTGACCAGTAGAAGTtgtgaggatgaagaaagagggaggAGAGAAATAGAGAGACTCTATGACTGAGTGTTCGAGTTGAACGACCTCCACTTTCGCCATCTCGAAAacgtcctcgtcctcatcgttgatcttctttttgTGTTCGACCTCTCTCATCTGTCTCACGTCAACTGGTCAATTGGTCGATTCTTCCCCAGCTGTAAACTGTAGTCATAGGATCATGGTGTCAACGACGGAAAAGCCGGATGAAGCTACGCTGGATGCAATCAGGCAGAGGTTGATGGAAACGGGTGATTGGGATCGGTAAGTGTTTTGTTGATTCTCAGTCCAATCGTTCCCAATCATAGGGCTCTAAGCTTTTATGAGATACGTGAATCTGAAATGCACTGTCAAGTCTTGATCGAATTCGATCAGAAGCTAATCAAGTCTTTTCATTCTTGTAGAATACAAAGACTGTTGAGAAACCAATTGGAAGAGAATGGCTGGGTGGACGATCTCAAAGATTTAGCTAAAGGTGTGTGGACGAATCTCGCATCTTTTACTGCCATCCGCAGTATGTTGGCCGGCAAATCCTGATCAATGCTGATATCGCTACGTATAGAACGAGCTCGATCACAGGAAACGCCGAATCTAGAAAACCTCATAAAAGAGATAAGCGAGACTgctcgaggtgagttatgAAGGATCATTTGAATCATACGCTTTTCACTCATACATCCTCGCTTTATTTCTGCAATTTTCAGGTATGATCAGTGAGAATACCAGAAGGGATGTCGCTCAGGAAATCGAAGCTGTTTTAGATAGAGAAGTAGATCAAGCTTAAGATGACCTAGGATTCAGCCTTTCTCGTAGGTCATTTCACGCTTCTGATCAGCATAAATAGAAATCCGTGCAAGGCATATATTGACGAAGCCCGACATTACATGATATCTCATTAGGAAAGGAGTCATATCAACCTCGAGGCGATGAATCGATTACACCCAAAACATGTTGTATGcatatgtgtatgtgtatgtgttCTTCCTTATTCGACGAAGTATTCGTTGAGAAGCTTGAGAATGAGAAACTGTGTTGTTTCACATACGGGTTTCGATCTCCTTAACCAACCTAGGATCGGTGGGTCAGGATAGTTGAGGGATGCCTTCGACCAGATTCCAACACGAAATGCTATTCTTTCGAACGAGAATCGACCGCTAGATGTCATGACCACTCGACATAGGATATCCAACAAAGGACTTCGAACACCTACATGAGGTGTAGATGGAGACGCTGTGGAGCTCTGATGAGAGGTAAGCAGTACTGAAAGTGCAGGCGACGACGATGTGGAGCTATACCGAAAGGAAATAAGAACCCTCTGAAAGTCTTTTCTTACACGTTGCAGATGACATCCTTTCTTTAGAGGTAGTTGGACATGCTGGTCAACTTTCGATTAGATAGGTCTCTCGCCATTTGACGAAAGAGATATAAAGGGGGTCACAATACTTTTTTATCCCAAACAATTCTCTTGCTTACTTACCACATCCACCAGTACACAGTGACATTCGAGCTGACATTTCATAGCATCATTCAAGATGTCATCAAGCGATGGCCAATACAAAGTGACCATGAGGAACTTGGCAGCAGCCATGCGGGCTCAAGATGAAATTGCACATCCCGAAAGGTCCGGCGGCACAGCCAGAAAACGAAGAATCACTGCTGAAAGTCGAGAGGTGCGAACGAGAGATGCAAAAATTAACGCCGCCCGATACACGCATGATATGAGACGACAAAATGAAGCTGGGCGACAGACTACTCAAAGTGCTCAAGACGCTGGTGCAACCAATGTGGGAGCTCCTCCAGATGTCGAGGATACAGAAAGTTGGGCACGGGATAGTACGACTCTTGCCGGAACAGAGACACCTCCCtcggaggatgaagacggGTCAAACACACCATTAGAAGGATCTGTTCTACCATCGGAGACTGAACCCATatctgaagatggatctcaCGCTGGAACAGAGGCAACGCCTCCCCATTTTGAAGACTCAAACACATTTCTCGAAGAATTCGCTCAACGATCTGACCATGGGTTTGAATCTGGTCCTGACGCTGGGTTCCTACAAGGTCCAGGACCTCACAGATTCGACATCGGTAATAACAACTATTACATCGGGCATATCGTAAGTTTCTCCCGTATATCGATATTTCATATTGTATATTCAAACAATTGGAATAGCTAGCTGAGTGGCGTATATTTTAATGACCAGGCTGACAGCGCCCGAGTTACACGAGCTGACAATACACTGGCGCTGGAAGACAGATCAACAATTTCTTCGGACGAGCACGAGCTCCTGTACCTTCGGGAAGTCCTACTCAGGGCGTTAGAACACAGATCAACAATACCTTCGAAAGTCCGCGAGATCCTGCGTCAACTGGAAGCACCGCTCGGAGAAACGCATCGGCGAACTGCACTACGATGCCTCAACAATCTACCAATTCCCGACCTTCGGAACCTTCGGCTGCACCGGATACATCGTTTCGTAGCGTATTTGGCCAAGCGTTGAGGAACCGAACTGAACAGCTCCTGGCAGATAGGGGAGCTCAAGAGACTGGCAAAAATACATATTATACCGAACACATCGTGAGTCAACGCTGATCTGCATATCCATATTGAGATCTGTGGAGGGTTATATTTGATGCCCTGATATTCTCATGTAGGGTGGCAATGCTACAGTCCAAATGGGCACTCGTAATGGCGAGACCGGAGTGTTTTGGGGCAGTGGTAGTCACACAGCTGATCAGGGTTCAAGTCGACCCGGAACGGCTACTCAGCCAAGTGGCGATACCGCTATGACTGATGCATCGTCCAGTCCTACGGCAAGGGGCAATTACCGAAGACCTGCAGTAGAGGAGGGCAGCGACAATGGGGCTTAATGGAGGCACTTCATGCTGGATGCTACCATTTGCTTCAAACTAAAGTTGGCCGTCAGACCGAGACATGCTTCAGACATTGCGAGTAGCACTACGATCGCAATGTGTTGTTATCCTAGCTTGATCTCCTACCCCGGCCTGTATGGTGTCTGATAAGCAGAGCGACTTGTAATGAAGGGGTCATCTTCCCGTGCGACATTGATGATGTGCTTCACGCCGCAGCCACTCTGTTGATACTTGCCTTGCCACCAGCCATACTACTTGGCTTAAAGTTATCACTCGCCACTGAAGCCCCTCGCTCAATATGTGGAGCCAGACTGCAAAGAAGCCCAACTTACATCccttcaaatcatctccACAACGTCATACATGTATCATCCTGTCAGTTTCGAAAGAGCCCATGACGACGGTCAGAAGCCTTCATCGAGGGAAGTTAGGTCAATTTTGTCGGAG
The nucleotide sequence above comes from Kwoniella europaea PYCC6329 chromosome 1, complete sequence. Encoded proteins:
- a CDS encoding nucleolar GTP-binding protein 2, producing the protein MAKGKNHDRKANPGFGKQKLKSGSAGGEFTIKKVKGENFYRDAKAASRVKMLNGGKAVRDKDGNIVQAAAFQKGEKEAEPGRVRPDRRWFGNTRVISQTALDHFRTALKEQKSDPYSVLLRRNKLPMGLLEDESKMGGKRPHIVETEPFSNTFGPKAQRKRPRLDIGSLEELGESSTAADLAAQGEASQLDSADLGDVYHPTTSTAREPIYQKGTSRRIWGELYKVLDSSDVVIHVLDARDPLGTRCKPVVEYLRKEKAHKHLVYVLNKVDLVPTWVTARWVKHLSLSAPTIAFHASINNSFGKGSLIQLLRQFSVLHSDKKQISIGFIGYPNVGKSSIINTLKKKKVCTVAPIPGETKVWQYITLMKRIYLIDCPGIVPVSAKDSDTDTVLKGVVRVENLATPAEHIPSLLERVRPEYIERTYGLEHREGGWHGESGAAILLSAMAKRSGKLLKGGEPDQESAAKMILNDWIRGKIPFFVPPPAKEQQQTTQGQETTVDAAQAQEDKETTEMLEEQERSLGKILGEKRVKGVEQPISKIPIMTKFLGDDNRRYRDDEDEDKKDVEMGENAEEVDEVDEEDDDEEDEEDGELAWDDIFPGNAGSSKFAGLSEEDDEAEDDEDDDEEEEDEEEDEEEDGDEDEEVAISFSAPSSKKAGKRKAVEVEDGDEPSSKKEKRMTTNKKKSENFYTHANVKNRNRERKVPKNPHKRHREGDEEPTGKKRPKSKKY
- a CDS encoding transcription and mRNA export factor SUS1, with product MVSTTEKPDEATLDAIRQRLMETGDWDRIQRLLRNQLEENGWVDDLKDLAKERARSQETPNLENLIKEISETARGMISENTRRDVAQEIEAVLDREVDQA